A single genomic interval of Candidatus Delongbacteria bacterium harbors:
- a CDS encoding BrnT family toxin has translation MKFEWDENKNQSNFEKHGIYFEEAIEVFKSDCLTWTDNRQDYSEIREITIGEIKKNIVIVVVHTDRFGNIRIISARKANQRERRKYYEHQ, from the coding sequence ATGAAGTTTGAATGGGATGAAAACAAAAATCAGTCCAATTTTGAGAAGCATGGAATATATTTTGAGGAAGCGATTGAGGTCTTTAAGAGCGACTGTTTAACATGGACTGATAACCGACAAGATTATAGTGAAATTCGAGAAATAACCATTGGCGAAATTAAGAAAAATATTGTAATCGTTGTTGTGCATACAGACAGATTTGGGAATATAAGAATAATTTCAGCTCGAAAAGCAAATCAAAGAGAACGGAGGAAATATTATGAGCATCAGTAG